One genomic region from Diabrotica undecimpunctata isolate CICGRU unplaced genomic scaffold, icDiaUnde3 ctg00000592.1, whole genome shotgun sequence encodes:
- the LOC140431177 gene encoding uncharacterized protein: protein MNYENYDKWLTEKQLLNLPSNSVIVLDNASYHNTREDKLKTSASPKADMQMWLRERNIPYTEDMLHTDLYESIKLHKPRFVKYSIDSVIRSFGHEVLRLPPYHLDINPIELVWAALKNFVRSKNVSFKLNDVTELCDEFFDKFPAEEWKKVCDKNISIEDNFLTK, encoded by the coding sequence ATGAATTATGAAAACTATGACAAGTGGCTTACGGAAAAACAGTTGCTAAATTTACCTTCTAACAGCGTTAttgtgttggataatgcatcGTACCACAACACACGAGAGGATAAACTTAAAACTTCGGCATCTCCAAAAGCAGATATGCAAATGTGGCTTAGAGAACGAAATATACCGTACACCGAGGATATGCTTCATACAGATCTCTACGAATCAATTAAATTACATAAGCCTCGATTTGTTAAATATTCCATAGATTCTGTGATTAGAAGTTTTGGACACGAGGTATTAAGACTGCCTCCTTATCATCTGgatataaatccaattgaactagTATGGGCTGCACTGAAAAATTTTGTTAGATCAAAAAATGTTAGCTTTAAATTAAATGACGTCACCGAATTATGCGATGAGTTTTTTGACAAATTTCCTGCAGAAGAATGGAAAAAAGTTTGTGATAAAAATATTTCGATTGAGGATAATTT